In Symmachiella dynata, the following are encoded in one genomic region:
- a CDS encoding mercuric reductase — MSDPIEVLPADPYNAELVANVHPSDWENPQPQPRYHLVIIGAGTAGLVAAIGAAGLGAKVALVERHLMGGDCLNVGCVPSKALIRSSRIAAQIRHAAEFGVNVAGEVTVDFATVMQRMRRLRAEISPHDSAARFRDNGVDVFLGQGTFTSGDKIEVDGQTLKFKKAVIATGGRAATPPIPGLDEVAYLTNETLFSLTELPRRLAVIGGGPIGCEMAQAFARFGSQVTLLQSAPHVLHREDAAAAAIVQQALIADGVDLHVNCDIDSVRDDGTEKSITFTAGGTSRQIECEAILVSAGREPNVEGLGLEAAGVEYDKKTGVVVDDHLRTTNRNVFAAGDICFPYKFTHTADAMARIVIQNALFKGRAKTSSLNIPWCTFTDPEIAHVGLSDHQARQQGIKVETFTQELSGVDRAILDGETDGFIKIHLRRGTDKIIGATIVASHAGEMISQITTAMTGNVGLAKIAKTIHPYPTQAEAIKRTADAYNRTRLTPLVKKLFEKWLSWTL, encoded by the coding sequence TTGTCTGATCCGATTGAAGTCCTCCCAGCCGATCCCTACAACGCCGAGCTCGTCGCGAACGTGCACCCGTCGGACTGGGAAAATCCGCAACCGCAACCACGGTATCATCTCGTGATCATCGGAGCTGGCACCGCTGGACTGGTCGCAGCCATCGGTGCCGCCGGATTGGGTGCCAAGGTGGCGCTGGTGGAACGGCATCTGATGGGTGGCGATTGTCTCAACGTAGGCTGCGTCCCCTCCAAAGCGCTGATCCGTTCCTCGCGCATTGCTGCTCAAATCCGCCATGCAGCTGAGTTCGGCGTGAATGTCGCCGGCGAAGTCACTGTCGACTTCGCCACCGTAATGCAGCGCATGCGGCGGTTGCGGGCCGAGATCAGTCCGCACGACTCGGCGGCGAGATTTCGCGACAACGGCGTCGATGTCTTTCTCGGCCAGGGAACTTTTACCAGCGGCGATAAGATCGAGGTGGATGGACAAACGTTGAAATTCAAGAAAGCCGTGATCGCCACCGGCGGGCGGGCAGCAACGCCCCCGATCCCCGGACTCGACGAGGTGGCCTATCTCACCAATGAAACTCTGTTTTCCTTAACCGAGCTTCCCCGCCGACTGGCCGTCATCGGCGGCGGTCCGATCGGCTGCGAAATGGCGCAAGCCTTTGCCCGCTTCGGCTCGCAGGTGACCTTACTCCAATCCGCCCCGCACGTCTTGCACCGAGAAGATGCCGCCGCAGCAGCCATCGTTCAACAGGCCTTGATCGCCGATGGCGTAGACCTCCACGTCAATTGTGACATTGATTCCGTCCGCGACGACGGTACTGAAAAATCAATCACCTTCACCGCAGGTGGAACATCACGGCAGATCGAATGCGAGGCCATTCTGGTCAGTGCCGGTCGGGAACCGAACGTCGAAGGGCTTGGCCTGGAAGCTGCCGGGGTTGAATACGACAAAAAAACCGGCGTGGTCGTCGATGACCATCTCCGCACAACGAATCGCAATGTCTTCGCAGCCGGCGACATCTGCTTTCCCTACAAATTCACGCACACCGCCGATGCCATGGCCCGCATCGTCATCCAGAACGCGCTGTTCAAAGGCCGGGCGAAAACGTCGTCGCTCAACATCCCGTGGTGTACATTCACCGACCCAGAGATCGCCCACGTCGGGCTCTCCGACCACCAAGCCCGTCAACAAGGTATCAAGGTCGAAACATTCACGCAGGAACTGTCCGGCGTCGACCGGGCGATTTTAGATGGCGAAACGGATGGCTTTATTAAGATTCACTTGCGGCGCGGCACCGACAAAATCATCGGCGCCACCATTGTCGCCTCCCATGCGGGAGAGATGATCTCACAAATCACGACAGCAATGACCGGCAACGTGGGCCTTGCAAAGATCGCCAAAACGATCCACCCCTACCCCACCCAAGCCGAAGCCATCAAACGCACCGCCGACGCCTACAACCGCACCCGGCTCACACCGTTGGTGAAAAAGCTGTTCGAGAAATGGCTCTCCTGGACGCTGTGA
- a CDS encoding flavoprotein yields the protein MNDREVLLGVTGGIAAYKTAELCSRLVQAGAGVSVVMTTSAEKFIGATTFEALTGRPVHRQLFQPQEHHIGEHIGLVRRADLLVVAPASANCLAKFAHGLADDLLSTIALTHTGPILMAPAMNSEMWQKPSVQRNIAQLREDGVLFIEPGSGWLSCGQVGPGRMAEAAEILDRVRELLDVSG from the coding sequence ATGAATGACCGCGAAGTATTATTGGGCGTGACAGGCGGCATCGCTGCCTATAAGACGGCCGAACTCTGCAGCCGGTTGGTTCAAGCCGGCGCGGGGGTTTCGGTGGTCATGACGACGTCCGCCGAGAAATTCATCGGCGCGACGACGTTTGAAGCCCTGACCGGCCGCCCGGTGCATCGGCAACTCTTTCAGCCCCAAGAACACCATATCGGGGAGCACATTGGCTTGGTCCGCCGTGCGGATTTGCTGGTCGTGGCTCCCGCCTCGGCAAATTGTCTGGCAAAATTCGCACACGGTCTCGCCGACGATTTGCTCTCCACCATTGCACTGACGCATACCGGCCCAATCCTGATGGCGCCGGCGATGAATAGCGAAATGTGGCAAAAGCCATCTGTGCAGCGCAACATCGCACAACTGCGCGAAGATGGCGTGCTGTTCATCGAACCAGGTAGCGGCTGGCTCAGCTGCGGCCAAGTCGGCCCCGGCCGCATGGCAGAAGCAGCCGAGATCTTGGACCGCGTGCGGGAATTGTTGGACGTGTCGGGCTAG
- a CDS encoding DNA-directed RNA polymerase subunit omega, translating into MYDELMEEQIVNKVGGRFKLSTLIQKRMVALNRGSRPLVEIQSKDAMEIVIREIMEDKIYLDNTGNLAIAADEGPDADGDDAGPSLEDL; encoded by the coding sequence TTGTACGATGAACTGATGGAAGAACAGATTGTCAATAAAGTGGGCGGCCGTTTTAAACTGTCCACATTGATTCAAAAGCGAATGGTGGCGCTCAACCGCGGTTCCCGGCCCTTGGTGGAAATTCAATCCAAGGACGCCATGGAAATCGTGATTCGCGAAATCATGGAAGATAAAATCTACCTCGACAACACAGGCAACTTGGCGATTGCCGCCGACGAAGGTCCGGATGCCGACGGTGACGATGCCGGTCCCAGCCTGGAAGATCTCTAG
- the gmk gene encoding guanylate kinase encodes MTAPETRSFVDIRVLVLSGPSGSGKSTIVDRLVNVAPVQLVKVVSATTRPPRAGEVNGRDYYFLSPEEFEQKRQAGEFIECEEVHGNGNWYGTLRSELTRAQQAGAWAFLEIDVQGALSIIKEYPDAVSVFLTTASEGDYEQRLRNRGTESEDAIQQRLETARRELKLSKEYKHIVVNDDLDRAVSEICHILASAEG; translated from the coding sequence GTGACCGCACCGGAAACTCGCTCTTTTGTTGATATTCGCGTCTTAGTGCTTTCCGGACCAAGTGGAAGCGGAAAGTCGACGATTGTGGACCGTCTGGTGAACGTGGCGCCGGTGCAGTTGGTCAAGGTGGTCTCAGCCACAACACGACCACCGCGCGCGGGTGAGGTCAACGGGCGGGATTACTACTTTTTGTCGCCAGAGGAGTTTGAGCAAAAACGCCAAGCCGGAGAATTCATCGAATGCGAGGAAGTGCACGGCAACGGTAACTGGTACGGCACACTGCGTAGCGAACTGACTCGCGCCCAACAAGCCGGGGCATGGGCCTTCTTAGAAATCGACGTCCAAGGCGCGTTGTCGATCATCAAGGAATATCCTGACGCCGTGTCGGTGTTTTTAACAACCGCCTCGGAAGGGGACTATGAACAACGCTTGCGCAACCGCGGGACGGAGTCGGAGGATGCGATCCAGCAGCGACTGGAAACGGCTCGTCGAGAATTGAAACTGTCTAAAGAATACAAACATATCGTAGTCAACGACGACTTGGACCGAGCGGTCTCCGAGATCTGTCACATACTTGCAAGTGCGGAGGGTTAA
- a CDS encoding YicC/YloC family endoribonuclease translates to MTGFGETRHQDDRMSVSVEVRTVNNRYLKLSIKCADVYGAFEGEIEKIAREYISRGTVMVAVRVERVATAADVRLNEMALQTLSEQLQGLAAKMGDVAVGPLTDLLALPNAVIDDSKRNIDIDADWKIIQDCLHGALKNLQLFREEEGRSMREDLLLQKEIIATQLQKTRERAPLVVSEYREKILDRVRKTLAETDAKVDESNLIRDVSIFSDRADINEEIARLECHLDQLAAFLNEKSSSGRKLEFLSQEMFREINTIGSKANDVQIAHSVVEMKAAIEKMREMLQNIE, encoded by the coding sequence ATGACCGGGTTTGGCGAAACGCGCCACCAAGACGACCGCATGAGCGTGTCCGTCGAAGTACGTACCGTCAACAATCGCTACCTCAAATTGTCTATCAAATGCGCCGATGTGTACGGTGCTTTCGAAGGCGAAATCGAGAAGATCGCGCGCGAGTATATCTCGCGGGGAACGGTGATGGTCGCGGTCCGCGTGGAACGGGTTGCCACAGCTGCCGATGTGCGGCTCAATGAAATGGCGCTGCAGACTCTCAGTGAGCAGTTGCAAGGACTCGCAGCAAAAATGGGTGACGTGGCGGTCGGGCCGCTTACTGATTTGTTGGCCCTGCCCAATGCTGTGATCGATGACAGTAAACGCAACATCGACATCGACGCCGACTGGAAAATCATTCAAGACTGCCTACACGGAGCACTCAAGAACCTCCAACTGTTTCGCGAAGAAGAAGGCCGGTCCATGCGTGAGGATCTGCTCCTGCAAAAAGAGATTATTGCCACACAGTTACAAAAAACACGAGAACGCGCCCCGTTGGTGGTCAGTGAATACCGCGAGAAAATCCTAGACCGCGTAAGAAAGACATTGGCCGAAACGGATGCCAAGGTCGACGAATCCAACCTGATTCGCGACGTCAGCATCTTTTCCGACCGCGCCGACATTAACGAAGAAATCGCGCGTCTGGAGTGCCACCTGGATCAATTGGCTGCGTTTCTGAACGAGAAGTCGTCGTCCGGGCGGAAGCTGGAGTTTCTCAGCCAAGAGATGTTTCGCGAGATCAACACGATCGGTTCCAAGGCCAACGACGTGCAAATTGCCCACAGCGTGGTGGAAATGAAGGCCGCCATCGAAAAAATGCGGGAAATGTTGCAGAATATAGAATAG
- the secG gene encoding preprotein translocase subunit SecG, protein MGTFILVLLTITGLLLMFIILLQRGRGGGLAGALGGAGGQSAFGTKAGDVFTRITVGLAVFWVVLACVSIFVVKPNSLYEGGTLGNNPTAGVSAGEDKGDAEGQDATPKADGDEAAGELDLGSLEEETQPATPPSETKSGTPEKQE, encoded by the coding sequence ATGGGAACTTTCATTTTAGTTTTGCTGACCATCACCGGTCTGTTGTTGATGTTTATTATCCTGCTGCAACGAGGTCGTGGCGGCGGGCTGGCAGGTGCCTTGGGCGGAGCCGGGGGGCAAAGCGCCTTCGGGACCAAAGCGGGCGACGTGTTCACACGAATCACGGTGGGACTCGCCGTGTTTTGGGTCGTGTTGGCTTGCGTCTCGATCTTTGTGGTCAAGCCGAACAGCTTGTACGAAGGTGGAACCCTCGGCAATAATCCGACTGCCGGTGTGAGTGCCGGTGAGGACAAAGGGGATGCGGAAGGTCAGGACGCCACTCCCAAAGCCGACGGCGATGAAGCGGCCGGTGAGTTGGACCTGGGTTCACTCGAAGAAGAAACGCAACCGGCAACTCCCCCCTCTGAGACGAAGAGCGGCACTCCCGAAAAGCAGGAATAG
- the tpiA gene encoding triose-phosphate isomerase, with the protein MRRLFVAGNWKMNLLGASAKQLAEGVAAAVPADESAIDALVCPPYPYLRAVGGAVDGSGVQLGAQDVYHEPEGAFTGEVSADMLVDVGCGWVILGHSERRHVIGETDELINKKVAAALKAGLKVMLCVGELLSDREANQTEAVVDAQLAGSLEGVSDADMAQVAVAYEPVWAIGTGVTASKEQAESAHAHVRNWLAGRYNSEVAEATRILYGGSVKPDNAAELMSQPNIDGVLVGGASLKTDLFVPIIEAARQVATS; encoded by the coding sequence ATGAGGCGGCTATTTGTTGCCGGGAACTGGAAAATGAACCTGCTGGGAGCCTCCGCAAAGCAACTCGCTGAGGGGGTCGCAGCGGCTGTTCCGGCGGATGAGTCAGCGATTGACGCGTTGGTTTGTCCCCCTTACCCGTATCTACGGGCCGTGGGCGGGGCCGTTGATGGCAGTGGTGTGCAATTGGGCGCACAGGATGTTTATCACGAACCTGAAGGGGCATTCACGGGCGAAGTTTCGGCCGACATGCTCGTTGACGTCGGGTGCGGCTGGGTGATTTTGGGGCACAGCGAACGGCGTCACGTGATTGGCGAAACCGATGAACTGATCAATAAAAAGGTCGCCGCAGCACTCAAAGCGGGGCTGAAAGTGATGCTCTGCGTGGGGGAATTGTTGAGCGATCGCGAAGCCAATCAAACCGAAGCGGTCGTCGACGCACAATTGGCCGGATCGCTGGAGGGAGTCAGCGACGCGGATATGGCGCAGGTCGCAGTGGCCTACGAACCGGTGTGGGCCATCGGCACCGGCGTGACGGCTTCCAAAGAACAAGCGGAATCCGCCCATGCTCATGTTCGCAATTGGCTGGCGGGTCGTTACAATTCAGAGGTCGCCGAGGCCACGCGGATCCTCTACGGCGGCAGTGTCAAACCGGACAACGCTGCGGAATTGATGTCGCAGCCGAATATCGACGGTGTTCTGGTCGGCGGCGCGAGTCTGAAAACGGATTTATTCGTGCCGATCATCGAAGCGGCGCGGCAAGTTGCCACGTCTTAA
- the pheA gene encoding prephenate dehydratase has protein sequence MAKAKRPAKKQTATKRPAAKRPAAKAASAKRKKPAAAPATRKAPAKRGGGTIDVQLKKLDREILKLINKRAELTAKSLNKLPNPQQATFNPAIDDEMWQQVQNAHKGPLPIQAVRSVFREIINGGKSLVKTQRIAYLGPAFSFTHLAAIERFGKTADFIPVNSIATVFEEVNRGLADFGIVPIENSTDGRVVDTLDMFTRLPLKICAEVQISIHHNLMSRCPRGEITEIYSKPQALSQCRDWLSRNMPQARLIEVTSTSTAAQLARDKQGVGAIASWQASTEYDLQIVAEDIQDNKNNVTRFAVIGDHVNKASGDDKTAILLQISHKPGSLADTLAIFKRNKVNLTWIESFPLKGPEGGYLFFLDFEGHAKEARVKRALSELERRAVRIEVLGSYPRSPSIE, from the coding sequence ATGGCAAAAGCTAAAAGACCTGCGAAAAAACAGACCGCAACCAAGCGCCCAGCTGCCAAACGGCCAGCGGCGAAAGCTGCGTCCGCGAAACGCAAGAAACCCGCGGCAGCGCCAGCCACCCGGAAGGCACCTGCAAAACGCGGCGGCGGAACGATTGACGTCCAGTTGAAAAAGTTGGACCGCGAAATCCTCAAGCTGATCAACAAGCGCGCGGAGCTCACGGCCAAGTCGCTCAATAAGTTGCCCAACCCCCAACAAGCCACGTTCAATCCCGCTATTGACGATGAAATGTGGCAACAAGTTCAAAACGCCCACAAAGGTCCGCTGCCAATCCAAGCGGTCCGCAGCGTCTTTCGGGAAATCATCAACGGTGGGAAAAGCTTAGTCAAGACCCAGCGGATCGCTTACTTGGGTCCCGCTTTTAGCTTTACGCATCTCGCCGCCATCGAACGTTTTGGCAAGACTGCCGATTTCATTCCGGTCAATAGTATCGCCACGGTGTTCGAGGAAGTGAATCGTGGACTGGCCGATTTTGGCATCGTTCCCATCGAAAACAGTACCGATGGACGTGTGGTCGACACTTTGGACATGTTCACGCGGTTGCCGTTAAAGATCTGCGCCGAAGTCCAAATCAGCATCCATCACAACCTGATGTCACGCTGTCCCCGGGGTGAAATCACGGAAATCTACAGCAAACCGCAGGCACTGTCGCAATGTCGTGATTGGCTCAGCCGCAATATGCCGCAAGCGCGGTTGATTGAGGTCACTAGCACGTCAACCGCCGCTCAATTGGCGCGAGACAAGCAGGGTGTGGGAGCCATCGCCAGTTGGCAGGCCTCGACTGAATATGACCTGCAGATCGTGGCCGAGGACATTCAAGACAACAAGAACAACGTCACCCGCTTCGCTGTGATCGGTGATCACGTGAACAAGGCGTCGGGCGACGATAAGACCGCGATTCTGCTGCAAATTTCGCACAAACCAGGCTCATTGGCCGACACATTGGCGATCTTCAAGCGAAACAAGGTCAATCTCACCTGGATCGAGTCGTTTCCGCTCAAGGGGCCGGAAGGTGGTTATTTGTTCTTCTTGGACTTTGAAGGACATGCCAAAGAGGCCCGGGTCAAACGTGCGTTGTCAGAACTGGAACGGCGTGCGGTGCGGATCGAAGTGCTAGGTTCGTATCCCCGCAGTCCGTCGATTGAATAA
- the dnaK gene encoding molecular chaperone DnaK — protein MAEGEKIIGIDLGTTNSVVAVMEGGEAKVVANLEGNRLTPSVVAFTDKGEVLVGEPAKRQAVTNPTNTVYSIKRFMGRRHNEVQSEEKIVPYTVVGGSGDYVKVEVAGKDYTPPEISARVLQKLKESAESYLGHKVKKAVITVPAYFNDAQRQATKDAGQIAGLEVSRIINEPTAAALAYGLDKKNEERIIVFDLGGGTFDVSILEVDDQVVQVLSTSGDTHLGGDDFDEELINLIAGRFESEQGIDLRKDPMALQRLREAAEKAKKELSTSQTTDINLPFITADASGAKHLQMNITRAEFEKIIDSLVERCRKPVQQAMDDAGLKPGDIDEVVLVGGSTRVPKVQELVRSMFGKEPHKGVNPDEVVAIGAAIQGGVLAGDVKDVLLLDVTPLSLGIETEGGIMTKLVERNATIPTEKSETFSTAADNQSAVTVRVFQGEREIAQHNRLLAEFNLDGIPPAPRGVPQIEVSFNIDANGILQVSAKDKGTGKEQTVKIEQSGGLSESEIEAMQKDAEAHADEDKKQRALAEAKNKASSLVYATEKLTKEHADKMDDASKSAIETAITKVNEAAKGDDAAAIEQAIDELTQASHALSQHIYAQEGDGQEGPDAATERASGNSEPAAADGEEVIDAEFEKKD, from the coding sequence ATGGCGGAAGGCGAAAAAATTATTGGCATCGACTTGGGGACGACCAACTCCGTTGTCGCGGTGATGGAGGGCGGCGAAGCCAAGGTGGTCGCGAACCTGGAAGGAAACCGGCTCACCCCGAGTGTGGTCGCCTTCACGGACAAAGGCGAGGTGTTGGTCGGTGAACCGGCGAAACGCCAAGCTGTGACCAACCCCACGAACACTGTTTACTCCATCAAGCGATTCATGGGACGTCGGCACAACGAAGTGCAGTCCGAAGAAAAAATCGTGCCCTACACAGTCGTGGGGGGCTCGGGTGATTACGTGAAGGTGGAAGTGGCCGGCAAGGATTACACACCGCCGGAAATCTCAGCGCGGGTCTTGCAAAAACTCAAAGAATCCGCGGAGAGTTATTTAGGGCACAAAGTAAAAAAGGCCGTGATTACCGTTCCGGCTTATTTCAACGATGCCCAACGACAGGCGACCAAAGACGCCGGACAAATCGCCGGATTGGAAGTCTCGCGGATCATCAACGAACCGACCGCAGCCGCTTTGGCTTATGGGTTGGATAAGAAAAACGAAGAACGCATCATCGTGTTCGACTTGGGTGGTGGAACGTTCGACGTTTCGATCCTGGAAGTCGACGATCAAGTCGTACAGGTTTTGAGCACCAGTGGTGATACGCACCTGGGTGGCGACGACTTCGATGAAGAGTTGATCAACCTGATTGCAGGACGCTTTGAATCGGAACAAGGCATCGATCTCCGCAAAGATCCGATGGCGTTGCAACGGTTGCGCGAAGCGGCCGAAAAAGCCAAGAAGGAATTGTCGACCTCGCAAACGACCGATATCAACCTGCCGTTCATCACGGCTGATGCGTCGGGCGCGAAACACTTGCAAATGAACATCACTCGGGCGGAATTTGAAAAAATTATCGACTCGTTGGTGGAACGTTGCCGCAAACCGGTCCAACAAGCGATGGATGACGCAGGATTGAAGCCTGGCGACATCGATGAAGTGGTCCTGGTCGGTGGATCCACGCGGGTGCCGAAAGTCCAGGAATTGGTACGCTCGATGTTCGGCAAAGAGCCGCACAAAGGTGTGAATCCCGACGAAGTCGTCGCCATCGGCGCCGCCATTCAAGGGGGTGTTTTGGCCGGCGATGTTAAAGACGTGCTGTTGCTCGACGTGACACCGTTGTCATTGGGGATCGAAACCGAAGGTGGCATCATGACCAAATTGGTCGAACGCAATGCCACGATTCCGACCGAGAAGAGCGAAACGTTTTCGACAGCGGCCGACAATCAGTCGGCGGTGACCGTTCGCGTGTTCCAAGGCGAACGCGAAATCGCGCAGCACAACCGTTTGTTGGCTGAGTTCAATCTCGACGGAATTCCGCCCGCACCGCGGGGAGTGCCGCAAATTGAGGTTTCGTTCAACATCGACGCCAACGGCATTTTGCAGGTGAGCGCCAAGGACAAAGGCACCGGCAAAGAACAGACCGTTAAGATTGAGCAATCGGGCGGATTGTCCGAATCGGAAATCGAAGCGATGCAGAAGGATGCCGAAGCACACGCTGATGAGGACAAAAAGCAGCGTGCATTGGCCGAGGCGAAAAACAAGGCGTCTTCGCTGGTCTATGCGACGGAAAAACTGACCAAGGAACATGCCGACAAGATGGACGACGCTTCGAAGTCCGCTATCGAAACGGCAATCACCAAGGTCAACGAAGCGGCCAAGGGCGACGATGCCGCCGCCATTGAGCAAGCCATTGATGAGTTGACGCAAGCGTCACACGCATTGTCGCAACACATCTATGCACAGGAAGGCGACGGACAAGAGGGTCCCGATGCAGCCACGGAACGGGCATCGGGAAATTCGGAACCGGCCGCCGCTGATGGCGAAGAAGTGATCGACGCGGAGTTTGAGAAGAAGGATTGA